Genomic window (Thermodesulfovibrionales bacterium):
GGAATGGCCCTGCGCAGCAGAAAGGTGTAAACCCCGCCAGGTCCGGAAGGAAGCAACGGTAAGCATTTCTTCTGTGTGCCGCAGCAAGCTGTTCTCTGGTTGCAGGAAGACGGTAAGGATTTTGCTCTTCGCATTTGCTGATTTACGATGACGTGGAGAATATGAGTTATCTGGTACTTGCGAGAAAATGGCGGCCCCAGGGTTTTGAAGACCTTATCGGTCAGGAACCTATCAGCCGCATCCTGAGCAATGCCCTGTCGCAGGGTAAGTTGGCGCACGCCTATCTCTTCTCGGGACCGAGGGGCGTCGGGAAGACCTCCACCGCAAGGATACTCGCAAAGGCGCTGAACTGTGAGAAAGGTCCGACCCCTCTCCCGTGCGGTGTCTGTACATTCTGCAGGGGTATAGCCGAGGGTTCGTCCGTCGATGTGATGGAGATAGACGGTGCTTCGAACAACAGCGTGAATGATATCCGCGATCTCCGCGAACGGGTCAAATATGCCCCGGCAGGCGGAAGGTATAAGGTCTATATCATCGATGAGGCCCATATGCTCTCCGATTCGGCCTTCAATGCGCTCCTGAAAACCCTGGAAGAACCACCGTCCCATGTCGTCTTTGTCCTCGCGACAACGGCCTCCAGAAAGATACCGGCTACGGTCCTTTCGAGATGCCAGCATCTTCCGTTCAGGAGGGTTCCGACGCAAAAGATCAAGGAACGGCTCCGGCTCATCTCCGACGCGGAAGCGATACGGATATCAGACGGAGCGATAGACTTGGTAGCGAGGGCAGCGGAAGGGAGCATGCGCGACTCCCTGACGATCCTCGACCAGGTCTCGGCGTTTTCCTCCGACATAGAGGAGTCGGGGATACAGGACCTGCTCGGAATAGCCGATTTCAAGGCCTTGGCGGATCTCTCGGCAGCTACCATAAGGGGAGAGCGGAAGAGGATACTCGAGATTATCAACAGCCTCGCCGATACGGGCGCTGACTTCAAATCTTTCACAAAGGATCTCATGAATTTTTTCAGAGACCTCCTCGTTGCAAAGGTCGTTGAGAAGCCGGAGGAAATACTCGACATGAGTGACGCGGAATTTACCGCCGTCAGGGACATCTTGAAGATCGCCTCGGAAGACCATCTGACGCTGCTGCTTTCCGAGATGATAAAGGCCGAGGCCGATGTGCGACTGGCATTTTCACCCCGCGTCACGCTCGAAATGTCGCTCATCAGGGCGAGTTTCCTGTCCAGCCTGAGGCCTGTGAAAGAGGCGATCGAGACTATAGAGTCTTTTCTTACGGGACAGAGCGGACCTGCACATCCGGGAGAGGAACCCACCGGTCGGCCGGTAAGGAAGAGACAGAAAGAGGTCACGGGCGAGCGTGTCACGGGTCCGGCCGAACCGGAACAGACGAGAGGAACGGAGACGTCCTCCGGAAAATCTCTGACCGCGGACTCCCCGGATGCCGCACCTTCAGTGAGCACCATTGAGGGAGATTCCATTACAGCCCCGGACATGCCCCCTCCGGGAAGAGGGGAAGATCAGGGCGAAGTGTCCGGATCTTCCGTGGAAGAAGAAGAGGCGCTTCCTCAGCAACAGGTGAGGGAGGATGACTTTCCGGCTGCGCTCATGGAGAGAATAGAGGCGGTTAATCACCCCCTTGCGTGCAAGCTTTCTCAGGCTGATATGAGAGTCGAGGGCGAGATTCTCTCCATAACGTTCAACGGCGGAATCGCGATACATGCTGATTCGATCAAGAAGAACCAACGTCCCATAGAGGAGATAGCCTCGGCTATCGCAGGCAAGAAGATACGAATCGTGATCGAGACGGTGAAGAAGAAGGTACCGAGGAAAAAGGACCTCAGGGAAAAGATACTCTCGGAACCGATCGTGAAGGAAGCGATAAATCTGTTTGACGGAAGGATAGTCGATGTTACGCTGAGAGAAAAACCAGGAGAGGGAGGAAGAGATGTCTAAGAAGATGCTCGGGGATATTATGCGCGAGGCCCAGAAGCTTCAGGCCGAGATGCAGCGATTGCAGGAAGAGGCGAAGAAGAAGACCGTTGAGGCTACTGCAGGCGGAGGAATGGTGACGGTCACGGCAAACGGCGCGGGCGAGTTGGTATCCATAAAGATCGAGAAGGACGTCGTGAATCCCGATGATGTGGAGATGCTCCAGGACCTCATTCTCGCCGCCGTCAACGAGGCTTCGAGAAGGGCTCAGCAGATGGTCAACGAAGAGATGGGCAAACTCACCGGGGGTATGCAGCTTCCCGGCCTTGGCGGTCTCGGAAACATGTTCAGATGACGCAGGGCATCATCGAGCGCCTCATAACCGAACTCACGCGTCTTCCCGGCATAGGGCGGAAGACCGCGCAGAGGCTCGCGTTCTTTATTCTCACCATGCCCGACGAAGAGGCAAAGGGGATTGCGGAAGCGATACGCGAAGTGAAGGAGAAGGCGCGCTTCTGCGGACGCTGCTTCAAC
Coding sequences:
- the dnaX gene encoding DNA polymerase III subunit gamma/tau, whose product is MSYLVLARKWRPQGFEDLIGQEPISRILSNALSQGKLAHAYLFSGPRGVGKTSTARILAKALNCEKGPTPLPCGVCTFCRGIAEGSSVDVMEIDGASNNSVNDIRDLRERVKYAPAGGRYKVYIIDEAHMLSDSAFNALLKTLEEPPSHVVFVLATTASRKIPATVLSRCQHLPFRRVPTQKIKERLRLISDAEAIRISDGAIDLVARAAEGSMRDSLTILDQVSAFSSDIEESGIQDLLGIADFKALADLSAATIRGERKRILEIINSLADTGADFKSFTKDLMNFFRDLLVAKVVEKPEEILDMSDAEFTAVRDILKIASEDHLTLLLSEMIKAEADVRLAFSPRVTLEMSLIRASFLSSLRPVKEAIETIESFLTGQSGPAHPGEEPTGRPVRKRQKEVTGERVTGPAEPEQTRGTETSSGKSLTADSPDAAPSVSTIEGDSITAPDMPPPGRGEDQGEVSGSSVEEEEALPQQQVREDDFPAALMERIEAVNHPLACKLSQADMRVEGEILSITFNGGIAIHADSIKKNQRPIEEIASAIAGKKIRIVIETVKKKVPRKKDLREKILSEPIVKEAINLFDGRIVDVTLREKPGEGGRDV
- a CDS encoding YbaB/EbfC family nucleoid-associated protein, with the translated sequence MSKKMLGDIMREAQKLQAEMQRLQEEAKKKTVEATAGGGMVTVTANGAGELVSIKIEKDVVNPDDVEMLQDLILAAVNEASRRAQQMVNEEMGKLTGGMQLPGLGGLGNMFR